A section of the Clostridium felsineum DSM 794 genome encodes:
- a CDS encoding sigma-70 family RNA polymerase sigma factor: protein MEEKELVKKAQLGSSGALNTLFQMNYKLLFGFLIKTTGDISFAEDLVQETFMKAVININKFRGESKFLSWLIAIALNLYKNEVKRQSKFETKAINEIINLKSKIGFEERIGDKLEVMKALKELQKMSYEKRVTFILKYYYGYSIDEISKIIDCKEGTVKSRLHNTVKVLRSILGGDR, encoded by the coding sequence TTGGAGGAAAAAGAACTTGTAAAAAAAGCTCAATTGGGAAGCTCTGGTGCACTTAATACACTATTTCAAATGAATTACAAATTACTTTTTGGATTTTTAATTAAAACAACAGGAGATATTAGCTTTGCTGAGGATTTAGTTCAAGAAACCTTTATGAAGGCTGTAATAAATATAAATAAATTTAGAGGTGAAAGTAAATTTCTAAGTTGGCTCATAGCTATAGCACTAAATTTATATAAAAATGAGGTAAAAAGACAAAGTAAATTTGAAACAAAAGCTATTAATGAGATTATAAATTTAAAAAGCAAGATTGGGTTTGAAGAAAGAATAGGCGATAAGTTAGAAGTTATGAAAGCACTTAAGGAGCTTCAGAAAATGTCCTATGAAAAAAGAGTTACCTTTATATTAAAATATTATTATGGATACAGCATAGACGAAATAAGTAAAATAATTGATTGTAAAGAAGGCACCGTAAAGTCAAGGCTTCATAATACAGTAAAGGTTCTTAGAAGCATTTTAGGAGGTGATAGGTAA
- a CDS encoding zinc ribbon domain-containing protein, with product MTILESLVVALIIFLWIGQSLWIYLDARERKNRFSVIWAIVALFSIPVPLIIYIIVSRSEGQNKKCSNCGKNVKEQWIYCPYCGQKFDRGWNENERI from the coding sequence ATGACAATACTAGAATCCTTGGTTGTAGCTTTAATTATATTTCTATGGATAGGACAATCTCTTTGGATATACCTTGATGCTAGAGAAAGAAAAAATAGATTTTCGGTAATTTGGGCGATAGTAGCTCTTTTCAGTATTCCTGTTCCACTTATAATTTATATTATTGTAAGTAGAAGTGAAGGACAAAACAAAAAATGCTCAAATTGTGGAAAAAATGTGAAAGAACAGTGGATATATTGCCCTTATTGTGGACAAAAATTTGATAGAGGATGGAATGAAAATGAACGTATTTAG